The following are encoded in a window of Apteryx mantelli isolate bAptMan1 chromosome 17, bAptMan1.hap1, whole genome shotgun sequence genomic DNA:
- the LOC106486281 gene encoding solute carrier family 2, facilitated glucose transporter member 11-like gives MAGFLSDLVQYRKLLSMILVLGIGGTHLSGFQMSVMNYASPYIQKFINETWLERYGSVLHQETLTLLWSLIVSMYCVGGMIGCLCSGYLTAKYGKKKCLLFNDLVLIVATLHTGFSRRAKSFEMILIGRFLEGICAGIHMNAHVQYAGEISPKKLRGFVNVTSSVFLALGKTVARILGLRDLLGTEDLWNVLLSFSGLVALIQLLFLPFFPESPPYLLLQKGDKNGCLKAMKQLWGEGNYHTEFDDMLKERAATKGTKIMNVLEVLKEPSLRQQLSIMLLLLLSLQLCGLSAITFYTSEIFRTANLQESIIPYVSLGVAISELFSIIFCSSIIDRFGRRILLWGGYLLMALILVFLETSLLLSDQFFWMRYCNVILIFLFIIAYGIGPAGAFASVMNEIFTLSARSSAFVIGGIVIWLGLTFTGMIFPFAVMALGPFCFLIFIAVLIISSILMYVFLPETKGKSITEIAEEFKTRQFKKKHHQTVEKNATEENTLCTKL, from the exons ATGGCTGGTTTCCTCTCAGACCTG GTTCAGTACCGGAAGCTATTATCAATGATTTTGGTGCTAGGAATTGGTGGAACCCACCTATCTGGTTTTCAAATGTCTGTGATGAATTATGCTTCCCCG TACATTCAGAAGTTTATCAATGAAACCTGGCTGGAGAGATACGGTTCTGTGCTGCATCAGGAGACACTCACATTACTGTGGTCCCTCATCGTGTCTATGTACTGTGTAGGTGGAATGATAGGGTGTCTGTGTAGTGGGTACCTGACTGCAAAATATGGAAA GAAAAAATGTCTGCTGTTCAATGACCTGGTCCTCATAGTAGCCACACTGCACACTGGTTTCAGTAGGAGAGCCAAATCTTTTGAGATGATCCTGATTGGGCGCTTCCTCGAGGGCATCTGTGCTG GAATACATATGAATGCCCATGTGCAGTATGCAGGAGAGATCTCACCTAAGAAGTTGCGTGGATTTGTAAACGTGACCTCCTCTGTGTTTCTTGCACTAGGAAAAACTGTAGCAAGAATTCTTGGATTGCG AGATCTTTTAGGAACTGAAGACTTGTGGAACGTGCTATTGTCCTTCTCTGGGCTGGTGGCATTGATTCAGCTGCTCTTTTTACCATTCTTTCCTGAGTCCCCTCCCTATCTTCTGCTGCAAAAAGGAGACAAGAACGGTTGTTTGAAAG CCATGAAGCAACTCTGGGGAGAAGGGAATTATCACACAGAGTTTGATGACATGTTGAAGGAAAGAGCTGCAACAAAAGGCACCAAAATCATGAATGTTCTAGAGGTGCTGAAAGAACCATCCTTGCGTCAGCAGCTGAGCATCATGCTCCTCCTTCTACTCAGTCTACAGCTTTGTGGCTTGAGTGCA ATCACCTTTTACACCTCCGAAATTTTTCGGACAGCCAACCTTCAGGAAAGCATAATCCCATACGTATCTCTAGGAGTTGCGATCTCCGAGCTCTTCTCTATCATCTTCTGT AGCTCCATTATAGATCGTTTTGGACGGCGGATTCTCCTTTGGGGTGGTTATTTGCTGATGGCACTGATATTGGTGTTCTTAGAAACAAGTCTTCTACTGAGT GATCAGTTCTTTTGGATGCGTTACTGCAATGTTATTCTCATCTTCTTATTCATCATTGCCTATGGAATAGGACCAG ctggAGCCTTCGCATCTGTCATGAATGAAATCTTCACCCTCTCAGCAAGGTCCTCTGCTTTTGTAATTGGTGGGATCGTCATATGGCTAGGACTCACTTTCACTGGAATGATTTTCCCCTTCGCTGTT ATGGCTCTTGGTCCCTTCTGCTTCCTCATCTTTATTGCTGTCCTGATCATTTCATCGATTCTCATGTACGTGTTCCTcccagaaacaaaaggaaagtcaATCACAGAAATTGCAGAAGAATTCAAAACACGCCAATTTAAGAAGAAACATCATCAGACTGTGGAGAAGAATGCTACTGAGGAAAATACATTATGCACCAAGCTCTGA
- the LOC106486275 gene encoding solute carrier family 2, facilitated glucose transporter member 11-like → MKQKMSCNLFLLAFVLGIGGTFQYGLQISIINSPAEYIKSFIHETWLKRYGSSPSEEIVTLMWSFVVSIHSIGGLLGSMFAGYLLVRFGRKKAMLLTNIPALLSAALMGLSRLSGSFEMIIIGRMFSGVCGGLALSIHIMYAGECAPQKLRGVIAITASTAIAVGKFVGFALGLREVLGVDAFWPILMAANALPALIQLLTLPFFPDSPRYLLIDKKDKEGCIKAVKQLWGDGDHAAEMDDMMAEQKAINGEKPKSVCDLFRDKAVRWQLITLFLVSSCMQLIGVNVVYFYAYNVFVKAGISPAQTRYVSLGVGITEILTTVLCGFLIERAGRKMLLWKSYTVMSLALGLLTITLSLQDSVSWVPYCSVALIFIFIMSFGIGPAGVICPLPTEIFIQSYRPAAYVLSGVTNWIQLFFLGLVFPFIVEGLGSFCFMIFFAYCLSMAIFVFLVMPETKGKTMLQIMEEFNRLNYRGKKRPTVLWQNDSSVMIATKL, encoded by the exons ATGAAGCAG AAAATGAGCTGCAACCTCTTCCTCCTGGCTTTTGTCCTGGGCATTGGTGGAACTTTCCAATATGGGTTACAGATCTCCATTATCAATTCTCCTGCTGAG tacATCAAAAGTTTCATCCATGAGACCTGGCTGAAAAGATATGGCTCTTCTCCCAGTGAAGAGATAGTTACTTTGATGTGGTCCTTCGTTGTGTCCATTCACAGCATTGGTGGGCTCCTGGGATCCATGTTTGCTGGATATTTGTTAGTCAGATTTGGAAG GAAGAAGGCCATGCTGCTCACCAATATCCCTGCTCTACTGAGCGCGGCTCTGATGGGACTCAGCCGGCTGTCTGGATCCTTTGAGATGATCATCATTGGAAGAATGTTTTCTGGAGTCTGTGGAG GTTTAGCTCTGAGTATCCACATCATGTATGCTGGGGAATGTGCCCCACAGAAGCTGCGCGGGGTGATTGCTATAACAGCTTCCACTGCCATTGCCGTTGGAAAATTTGTAGGATTTGCTCTGGGTCTCAG AGAAGTTCTTGGAGTAGACGCTTTCTGGCCTATTCTCATGGCAGCCAACGCGCTCCCCGCCCTCATTCAGCTTCTCACCCTCCCGTTCTTCCCAGACTCCCCCCGCTACCTGCTCATTGACAAAAAGGACAAAGAGGGGTGCATCAAAG ctgTGAAGCAGCTCTGGGGAGATGGTGACCATGCGGCTGAAATGGATGACATGATGGCAGAGCAAAAAGCCATCAATGGGGAGAAGCCTAAGAGCGTTTGTGATCTTTTTCGGGACAAAGCTGTCCGTTGGCAGCTCATCactctcttccttgtctcctcATGTATGCAGTTAATTGGGGTCAATGTG GTTTACTTTTATGCATACAACGTCTTTGTAAAGGCTGGAATTTCCCCTGCTCAAACCCGTTATGTCTCCCTGGGAGTTGGGATCACAGAGATTCTCACCACAGTTCTCTGT GGTTTCCTAATCGAGCGTGCAGGGAGGAAGATGCTGCTATGGAAAAGCTACACTGTTATGTCCTTGGCTTTAGGGCTCCTCACCATCACACTTTCACTGCAG GATTCTGTCTCCTGGGTACCATACTGCTCTGTTGCACTCATCTTTATCTTCATCATGAGCTTTGGCATTGGGCCAG CTGGGGTGATATGCCCTTTGCccacagaaatatttattcagtCATACAGACCAGCTGCTTACGTTTTAAGTGGTGTTACAAACTGGATCCAACTCTTCTTCCTTGGACTTGTGTTCCCTTTTATTGTG GAAGGTCTTGGTAGTTTCTGTTTCATGATTTTCTTTGCATACTGTCTGTCCATGGCTATCTTTGTCTTCCTGGTGATGCCAGAGACCAAAGGAAAGACTATGCTGCAGATCATGGAGGAGTTCAACCGCCTGAACTACCGTGGAAAGAAGAGGCCAACAGTCCTATGGCAGAATGACAGCTCTGTGATGATCGCTACAAAACTTTAA